A DNA window from Candidatus Poribacteria bacterium contains the following coding sequences:
- a CDS encoding polyprenyl synthetase family protein, translating to MINLILDDLKRVDERLKETVRSEFDLISRISLGAIEGGKRLRPSLLILWTRGTAQRELDPQEESRMIDLAATVELIHVASLVHDDIVDGSTIRRGKPTVNFRWNTRIALLEGDYLLARAMNLAAKSASRAQMRLITRCLRRMCEGEIMQTWACGEIDLTLDRYLDFISMKTASLMESSCMLGTMISGAKHLHRSARIYGLHFGMAFQIVDDVRDLIGTDLSLGKEVHNDLLQRRFTAPIIYLREICDEEDRKELMKKLRGDLSGEDLHWVIRLARNYGVVERCHEMIRRLLSVAISALDRFPEGEPKYALEAVTMKLGEMIKDETST from the coding sequence ATGATTAACCTTATCCTTGATGATCTCAAGAGGGTGGATGAAAGATTGAAGGAAACGGTACGTAGCGAGTTCGACCTGATCTCTCGAATCTCGCTCGGAGCTATCGAAGGCGGCAAGCGGCTGAGACCATCGTTGCTGATTCTGTGGACGAGAGGAACGGCTCAACGGGAGCTCGATCCGCAGGAGGAGAGCAGGATGATAGATCTCGCCGCAACGGTCGAGCTGATCCATGTGGCCTCACTCGTCCATGACGATATAGTGGATGGGTCAACCATAAGGAGGGGGAAACCGACCGTAAATTTCAGATGGAACACGCGTATAGCGCTCTTGGAAGGCGACTACCTGTTAGCTCGAGCGATGAACCTGGCGGCCAAAAGCGCGTCCCGAGCTCAGATGAGACTGATCACGCGTTGCCTCAGGCGGATGTGTGAGGGGGAGATAATGCAGACATGGGCCTGCGGTGAAATAGATCTTACCCTGGATAGATATCTGGATTTCATATCGATGAAGACCGCCTCGCTTATGGAGAGCTCCTGTATGCTTGGAACGATGATATCGGGGGCGAAGCATCTGCACAGATCCGCTCGTATATACGGCCTGCACTTCGGGATGGCGTTCCAAATAGTCGATGACGTGAGAGACCTGATAGGCACGGATCTGAGTCTCGGTAAGGAGGTTCATAATGACCTGCTTCAGCGGAGGTTTACCGCCCCGATAATATATCTCAGGGAGATATGCGACGAGGAGGATCGGAAGGAACTCATGAAAAAGCTGCGGGGGGATCTATCCGGGGAGGATCTGCACTGGGTGATCCGTCTTGCCAGAAACTATGGCGTGGTAGAGCGATGTCATGAGATGATCAGAAGGCTTCTATCGGTCGCCATCTCCGCTCTCGATCGGTTTCCGGAAGGGGAGCCCAAATATGCCCTTGAGGCTGTAACTATGAAGCTGGGGGAGATGATAAAGGATGAGACATCTACTTGA
- a CDS encoding MgtC/SapB family protein: MRHLLDLITDEMLGRILLSILLGGSVGLERELHGRAAGFRTHILVCLGATIITLASTKLYPGFANLTSNNVVRIDPGRIAAGIVTGIGFLGAGVIVRSGKALRGLTTAASIWFTAGLGIVIGLGLYRLSCEATIFALATLFLLRKTENYIRQDWYATVKVRADRKEGLLGEIIEICRQHDLTVKGYEIEDDIQSNMVTITLDVRFKRRRYTGQELVDELSRRSGIRQVQWS; this comes from the coding sequence ATGAGACATCTACTTGATCTGATAACCGATGAGATGTTAGGGCGAATACTTCTATCGATACTTCTGGGCGGATCAGTCGGCCTGGAGCGGGAACTACACGGTCGAGCGGCCGGGTTCCGGACCCATATTCTAGTTTGCCTCGGCGCCACCATAATCACCCTGGCCTCCACAAAGCTGTATCCCGGATTTGCCAATTTGACCAGCAACAACGTGGTCCGGATAGACCCCGGGCGAATCGCCGCCGGAATCGTAACCGGTATCGGTTTTTTAGGGGCGGGGGTGATCGTCCGATCCGGAAAGGCGTTACGAGGATTGACCACGGCCGCTTCCATCTGGTTTACAGCCGGATTGGGAATCGTGATAGGCCTCGGCCTATATCGTCTCTCCTGCGAAGCAACCATATTCGCACTGGCAACCCTCTTCCTGCTCAGGAAAACGGAGAATTATATACGCCAGGATTGGTACGCCACCGTTAAGGTGAGGGCCGATCGAAAGGAGGGATTGCTGGGGGAGATCATCGAGATATGCCGACAGCACGATCTGACGGTGAAGGGATATGAGATAGAGGATGACATCCAGAGCAACATGGTGACCATCACCTTAGACGTGCGTTTCAAACGCAGAAGATACACCGGTCAGGAGCTAGTGGATGAGCTTTCGAGAAGAAGCGGAATCAGACAGGTTCAATGGAGCTAG
- a CDS encoding DUF1080 domain-containing protein has product MAKLGYDDTPFLPGSKYRVHDSNRPQPRIVTPGEKLGDPPSDAIILFDGTDLSNWVSSRDGGPARWKVENGYMEVVAGTGDIQTKEHFGDCQLHIEWMAPAEVKGEGQGRGNSGVFMMGLYEIQVLDCYENPTYADGTTAAIYGQFPPLVNACRRPGQWQTYDIIWEAPCFEGDKLIRPAYVTVLHNGIVVHNHVELLGPTGHRTLPQYRPHPPVGPLRLQDHGNPVRFRNIWYRVLKGYDEG; this is encoded by the coding sequence ATGGCGAAGTTAGGCTACGATGATACCCCGTTTTTGCCCGGATCGAAATATCGGGTACATGATTCCAACCGTCCTCAACCTCGCATCGTCACGCCGGGCGAGAAGTTGGGCGATCCGCCCTCTGATGCCATCATCCTCTTCGATGGCACCGATCTATCCAACTGGGTAAGCAGCAGGGACGGCGGACCGGCTCGGTGGAAGGTTGAAAACGGATATATGGAGGTCGTCGCCGGCACGGGCGATATCCAGACGAAGGAGCATTTCGGCGACTGTCAGCTGCACATCGAGTGGATGGCCCCGGCGGAAGTCAAGGGCGAGGGACAAGGGCGAGGCAACAGCGGCGTGTTCATGATGGGGCTTTATGAGATACAGGTTCTGGACTGCTATGAGAACCCCACCTATGCCGATGGCACTACAGCCGCTATCTACGGTCAGTTTCCACCTCTGGTGAACGCTTGCCGCAGACCGGGCCAATGGCAGACGTATGACATCATCTGGGAAGCGCCTTGCTTTGAGGGCGACAAGCTGATACGCCCGGCATACGTGACCGTTTTACATAACGGCATTGTCGTCCATAATCATGTTGAGCTTCTTGGCCCGACGGGGCATAGGACCTTACCGCAGTATAGACCTCACCCGCCCGTCGGACCGCTCAGACTCCAAGATCACGGCAACCCCGTGCGGTTTCGAAACATCTGGTATCGTGTGCTGAAAGGCTACGACGAGGGATGA